From the genome of Camelina sativa cultivar DH55 unplaced genomic scaffold, Cs unpScaffold02580, whole genome shotgun sequence, one region includes:
- the LOC104702326 gene encoding thaumatin-like protein 1: MLVVPQGGSGLNCSSTGCVVDLNGSCPSELKVTSLDGGGKQAMGCKSACEAFRTPEYCCSGAYGTPDTCKPSSYSAVFKTACPRAYSYAYDDQSSTFTCADSPNYVITFCPSPNTSQKSSQDQSPDPKTTTPSGTTTPAGDSSSSSSTTWSPVDTSMIYEGALDQSKGSPSSYHVSSLCGITVTLALAFCRMWSLF; encoded by the exons ATGCTGGTGGTTCCTCAGGGAGGCTCGGGTTTGAACTGCAGCAGCACCGGATGCGTCGTGGATCTGAACGGTTCGTGTCCGTCGGAGCTTAAAGTGACGAGTTTGGACGGCGGTGGGAAACAGGCCATGGGTTGCAAAAGCGCGTGCGAAGCTTTCCGTACGCCGGAGTACTGTTGCAGCGGCGCGTACGGTACGCCTGACACGTGTAAACCGTCGTCGTACTCGGCGGTGTTTAAAACCGCGTGCCCACGTGCTTACAGCTACGCTTACGATGATCAGAGTAGTACCTTCACATGCGCCGACTCCCCTAATTACGTCATCACGTTTTGCCCTTCCCCTAACACCAG tCAAAAATCATCACAAGATCAGAGCCCAGATCCTAAAACGACGACGCCATCAGGAACGACTACACCAGCCGGagatagtagtagtagtagtagtacgaCGTGGTCGCCGGTGGATACATCGATGATATACGAAGGAGCTTTGGATCAGAGCAAAGGATCACCGTCCAGTTATCATGTTTCTTCGTTATGTGGAATCACAGTCACTCTTGCGCTGGCCTTTTGTCGGATGTGGTCGCTCTTTTGa